DNA from Castellaniella sp. MT123:
AAACGCAAAAGCCCGGGAAGGCTCGATGGCTTCCCGGGCGCGGCGTACCGGGTCTTACTTCAGTTCGACCTTGGCGCCGGCTTCTTCCAGCTTCTTCTTGGCGTCTTCGGCACCAGCCTTGTCCACGCCTTCCTTGACGGGCTTCGGGGCGCCATCGACCAGGTCCTTGGCTTCCTTCAGGCCCAGACCGGTGATTTCGCGGACAGCCTTGATGACGCTGACCTTGTTGGCGCCGACTTCGGCCAGAACGACCGTGAACTCGGTCTGCTCTTCAGCAGCGGCGGCAGCGCCACCAGCGGCGGGGGCCGCAGCCACGGCGACAGCGGCCGCAGCGGCGGACACGCCGAATTTCTCTTCCATTTCCTTGATCAGCTCGGACAGTTCGAGCACGCTCATGGCGGCGATCGCGTC
Protein-coding regions in this window:
- the rplL gene encoding 50S ribosomal protein L7/L12, coding for MATKAEILDAIAAMSVLELSELIKEMEEKFGVSAAAAAVAVAAAPAAGGAAAAAEEQTEFTVVLAEVGANKVSVIKAVREITGLGLKEAKDLVDGAPKPVKEGVDKAGAEDAKKKLEEAGAKVELK